A genomic region of Veillonellales bacterium contains the following coding sequences:
- a CDS encoding nucleoid-associated protein, giving the protein MKKKKSWEKQEIKGKKANLLIIILNKAVLHILDFDSGITVLSEKELDIHDNSVITYITKHVEKFLNNSNAETGVFCKNSIFCKNLLDYTDGNLDFMEFSYYIANIIHSETSKSDILDPTDLIIADLSVDNKPYLVIFKCNNKIGFTHYVNKDDGRIKNELINYYTILPNISQKIDEYAIVETNSLYIKFNDKKRFIDGKDTFIIPEKLLECTSSISPKHAIDLVQSITRTVSENHGQSSVAAISKVKSYLVENAEISDFLDPVELGKEVFSSSSAMQEEYINEVKNAGIPNTVKVDRSFAIKNSKNHRIKTDTGIELAFPVDYFQNKDYIEFTNNPDGTILIQLKNIGKIINK; this is encoded by the coding sequence ATGAAAAAGAAGAAGTCATGGGAAAAACAGGAAATAAAGGGAAAGAAGGCGAATTTATTGATAATAATTCTAAATAAAGCTGTTTTACATATTCTGGATTTTGATTCTGGAATAACTGTTTTATCGGAAAAAGAATTAGATATTCATGATAATAGCGTAATAACTTATATAACAAAACATGTTGAAAAGTTTTTAAACAATTCGAATGCAGAAACAGGAGTTTTTTGTAAAAATAGTATCTTTTGTAAAAACCTACTAGATTATACCGATGGCAATTTAGATTTTATGGAATTTTCTTATTATATAGCAAATATAATACATTCTGAAACGTCAAAGTCAGATATTTTAGATCCTACAGATTTAATTATTGCTGATCTTAGTGTAGACAATAAACCATATCTAGTCATTTTTAAATGCAATAATAAAATAGGATTTACTCATTATGTGAATAAAGACGATGGACGAATAAAAAATGAACTCATTAATTATTATACCATTCTTCCTAATATTTCCCAAAAGATTGATGAATATGCTATTGTAGAAACAAATTCTTTGTACATTAAGTTTAACGATAAAAAAAGGTTTATAGATGGTAAAGATACATTTATAATACCGGAAAAGCTTTTAGAATGTACTTCCTCAATTTCACCTAAACATGCAATTGACTTAGTTCAATCGATTACACGAACTGTATCAGAAAATCATGGACAAAGTAGCGTTGCTGCAATATCTAAAGTAAAAAGCTATTTGGTTGAAAATGCAGAGATTTCGGATTTCCTAGATCCAGTAGAATTAGGAAAAGAGGTATTTAGTTCTTCTTCTGCAATGCAGGAAGAATATATTAACGAAGTAAAAAATGCAGGTATCCCAAATACTGTTAAAGTAGATAGATCTTTCGCCATAAAAAATAGTAAAAATCATAGAATTAAAACTGATACAGGAATTGAATTAGCATTTCCGGTGGATTACTTTCAAAATAAGGATTATATTGAATTTACAAATAATCCAGACGGAACCATACTAATACAATTAAAAAACATTGGGAAAATAATAAATAAATAA
- a CDS encoding DEAD/DEAH box helicase family protein yields the protein MKFQFKIQQYQTDAVNSVVDVFAGQPYQSGLQYTRDLGIKEKPKAMPVEAMPLDFSEHAAGADEDLDDATGFANAALVLRDEQLLANIRSMQLGNNIKQSVELVKDIGRCSLDVEMETGTGKTYVYSKTIFELNKKYGWSKFIVVVPSIAIREGVKKSFAITEEHFMEHYKKKMRFFVYNSKNFTDLDSFSSSASINVMIINIQAFNRTMKEGAKNAEALRIYSEQDTFGSRRPIDVIKANRPILILDEPQKMGGAATQKADGIFCRQDCH from the coding sequence ATGAAGTTCCAGTTCAAAATTCAGCAATATCAGACCGACGCCGTAAACAGCGTTGTGGATGTTTTTGCCGGCCAGCCTTACCAATCCGGCTTGCAGTATACGCGGGATTTGGGTATTAAGGAAAAGCCGAAAGCGATGCCAGTTGAAGCCATGCCTTTGGATTTTTCGGAGCATGCGGCAGGGGCGGACGAAGACTTGGACGATGCGACAGGTTTTGCCAATGCTGCTTTGGTTTTGCGGGACGAGCAATTGCTGGCGAATATCCGCAGCATGCAGCTTGGCAATAACATCAAGCAGTCTGTGGAACTGGTCAAAGATATCGGACGGTGCAGCCTTGATGTCGAAATGGAAACGGGAACCGGCAAGACCTACGTCTACAGTAAGACGATTTTTGAATTGAACAAAAAATACGGCTGGAGCAAGTTTATCGTAGTCGTTCCGTCTATTGCCATTCGCGAAGGGGTAAAGAAGTCTTTTGCGATAACGGAAGAACATTTCATGGAGCATTACAAGAAAAAAATGAGATTTTTTGTCTATAACAGCAAGAATTTTACGGATTTGGACAGCTTCAGCAGCAGTGCCAGCATAAACGTTATGATCATCAATATCCAGGCCTTCAACCGGACGATGAAAGAGGGGGCAAAAAATGCGGAAGCACTGCGTATTTATTCAGAACAGGATACCTTCGGCAGCCGCAGGCCGATCGATGTGATCAAGGCCAATCGGCCAATTTTGATTTTAGATGAACCGCAGAAAATGGGCGGTGCGGCAACGCAAAAAGCAGATGGAATATTTTGCAGGCAAGACTGTCATTGA
- a CDS encoding DUF3990 domain-containing protein: MDKKSGGSLAMLLYHGTNQMVSKPKLIIQNRFLDFGFGFYTTTNKAQATNFSKKVMIRRKIGKAIVNVYHLDEERALQALDVLRFDYANEKWLDFVSLNRAGEYTGRQYDCIIGPVADDDVYRTFTLYTSGLLTKEQTLAALKVKNLYDQVVFATEKSLTYLKFSGSLEEEY, translated from the coding sequence ATGGATAAGAAGAGCGGAGGTAGTCTTGCTATGTTGCTTTATCATGGCACTAACCAAATGGTGTCAAAACCGAAGCTGATTATCCAGAATAGATTTTTAGATTTTGGATTCGGCTTTTATACAACAACAAATAAAGCACAGGCAACCAATTTTTCAAAAAAAGTAATGATACGCCGAAAAATTGGAAAAGCAATCGTAAATGTTTATCATTTAGATGAAGAGCGTGCCCTGCAGGCATTAGACGTTTTACGCTTTGATTATGCTAATGAAAAATGGCTGGATTTTGTTTCACTTAACAGAGCAGGCGAATATACCGGGAGGCAATATGATTGTATTATTGGTCCGGTTGCAGATGATGACGTTTATCGGACTTTTACCCTTTATACAAGCGGTCTCTTAACAAAAGAGCAAACATTAGCTGCTCTAAAGGTGAAAAATTTATATGATCAAGTTGTTTTTGCAACTGAAAAGTCCTTAACGTACTTGAAGTTTTCAGGTAGCCTTGAGGAGGAATACTAA
- a CDS encoding DUF4391 domain-containing protein, producing MKALPAATAVNRILPKEAFYQRLSLSSELKARFVADISHISLANSLTADTLNIQPGCDVKEILLLVVDLKAQDFEYRIIERITRQNQHHLVFQLRYEGWEQFALYCSKLYKTEWQANGELEFDFSGSFTLDDIWSCFVRQIALRQEILPNRQGVEVAELLEKQEHILKLQRDIDKMEKQTRTEKQPKKKYALYTEMQTLKRRLAEEKGEYTWKN from the coding sequence ATGAAGGCGCTTCCAGCAGCCACTGCGGTGAATCGGATTTTGCCAAAAGAAGCTTTTTACCAGAGGCTGTCCTTGAGCAGCGAACTCAAAGCCCGCTTCGTAGCCGACATCAGCCATATCAGTCTGGCCAACTCTTTGACAGCGGATACTCTGAATATCCAGCCGGGCTGCGACGTCAAGGAAATCCTTTTGCTCGTCGTGGATTTGAAAGCTCAGGACTTTGAATATCGGATTATAGAACGGATCACCCGACAGAACCAGCATCATCTTGTATTTCAACTGCGCTATGAAGGCTGGGAACAGTTCGCCCTCTACTGCAGCAAGCTTTACAAAACCGAATGGCAGGCCAACGGTGAACTGGAATTTGACTTTTCCGGCAGTTTCACACTGGACGATATATGGTCTTGCTTTGTTCGGCAGATTGCCTTGCGGCAGGAGATACTGCCGAATCGTCAGGGAGTCGAAGTTGCAGAATTACTGGAAAAGCAGGAACATATTTTAAAATTGCAGCGAGATATTGATAAGATGGAGAAACAGACCAGGACGGAAAAGCAGCCGAAGAAAAAGTATGCTTTATATACGGAGATGCAAACATTGAAACGCCGGCTGGCGGAAGAAAAAGGGGAATACACATGGAAAAACTGA
- a CDS encoding helicase-related protein, which yields MIWLRPLFPAANFLLLLLVFRFAYQELKAQLEKIDELRFVFTSPTFVAEKTPKEKREFYIPRLTREKSLYGTEFEVKLRNELKQKAIAQECAEWIKKKVHFKTNTTQENMSGFLNVQSSSENLTYMPLNGFTTVDIGCKRGNNVYNMVNKFEAPFSSEYVRLFDGIWSDYTKLQDVTDEVMESISAVYQENPAELIYFMALYNIFNEFLDDISEDILPNEATGFKSSVVWNKLYNFQKDAALAIINKLEQYNGCILADSVGLGKTFTALAVIKYYEGRNKSVLVLCPKKLKDNWLTYRGNLVNNPLVQDRLRYDVLYHTDVSRERGDTAIGLPLDRINWGNYDLVVIDESHNFRNGGAFNGKDSEKENRYLRLLNRVIRPGVQTKVLMLSATPVNNRFNDLKNQLALAYEGRAEIINEKLNTKSDIDTIFRQAQAAFNVWSSMPEKQRTTEALLKKLDFDFFEVLDSVTIARSRKHIQRYYDTSEIGSFPKRNKPISLRPRLTHREGAINYKEVYEQLMNLNLSLYTPSYYIHASKLKKYIDTESKHGKNLSQSGREEGIRRLMSINLLKRMESSVHSFCLTVQRIRQMYASMLEQIMTMGPGKRINTQELSDMEDFDLDDQNLDVFCVGKNFRIDLRDIDVLSWQRDLKADLEILDLLIAMIEDITPQYDSKLNTLLQVVGSKIENPINSGKKKIIVFTAFADTAEYLYEHVSAFVQKKYGLNTALITGTIAGKTTIPRFPADMNEILTAFSPISKEKVLSNRNDSNEIDVLIATDCISEGQNLQDCDYLINYDIHWNPVRIIQRFGRIDRIGSQNEVIQLVNFWPDLTLDDYINLKSRVEIRMKISIMTSTGDDDYINQEENGDLQYRRRQLERLQDEVVDLEEMTTGISIMDLGLNEFRMDLLNYLKEQPNLDRVPLGIHAVVHGEQPGVIFVLKNVNTAINIKNQNRLHPFYIVYIGDDGRVICNHLEPKSSLDIMRHFSRGKSEPDMEACRFFNSRTQDGRNMEKVSELLEQAVSAIIDVKAARDIDSFFANCQTTFLSDGISGLDDFELICFMAVIA from the coding sequence ATGATTTGGCTAAGACCATTATTCCCGGCAGCAAACTTTCTATTGCTGCTGCTTGTTTTTCGATTTGCTTATCAGGAACTGAAAGCTCAGTTGGAGAAAATCGACGAGTTGCGCTTTGTTTTTACTTCGCCGACTTTTGTTGCGGAAAAAACGCCGAAGGAAAAGCGAGAATTCTATATTCCCCGCTTGACCCGAGAAAAAAGCCTTTACGGTACGGAATTTGAAGTCAAGTTGCGCAATGAGCTGAAGCAGAAGGCGATTGCCCAAGAATGTGCGGAATGGATCAAGAAAAAAGTACATTTTAAAACGAATACCACGCAAGAGAATATGAGTGGTTTTTTAAATGTGCAGTCTTCGTCAGAAAACCTGACGTATATGCCGTTGAATGGATTTACTACCGTCGATATTGGCTGCAAGCGGGGCAATAATGTTTATAACATGGTCAATAAGTTTGAGGCTCCATTCAGCAGCGAATATGTACGCCTTTTTGACGGTATTTGGTCGGATTATACAAAATTGCAAGATGTTACAGATGAAGTTATGGAGAGCATTTCCGCTGTGTATCAGGAGAATCCGGCGGAATTGATTTATTTTATGGCTTTGTACAATATTTTCAACGAGTTTCTGGATGATATTTCCGAAGATATTTTACCGAATGAAGCGACCGGATTTAAAAGCAGTGTGGTCTGGAATAAATTATATAATTTTCAGAAGGATGCGGCACTGGCGATTATCAATAAGCTGGAACAATATAACGGCTGTATTTTGGCGGATAGTGTCGGACTCGGCAAGACATTTACGGCCTTAGCGGTTATCAAATATTATGAAGGGCGGAATAAAAGCGTATTGGTTCTTTGCCCGAAAAAGCTGAAAGACAATTGGCTGACGTATCGGGGCAATTTAGTCAATAATCCGTTGGTGCAAGATCGGCTGCGCTATGATGTGCTTTACCATACAGACGTTTCCCGCGAACGCGGCGACACGGCCATCGGGTTGCCGCTTGACCGGATTAACTGGGGTAATTATGATTTAGTCGTGATAGACGAATCCCATAATTTTCGTAACGGCGGTGCCTTTAATGGCAAAGACAGCGAAAAAGAAAATCGCTATCTTCGTTTATTGAATCGTGTCATTCGTCCCGGCGTGCAGACAAAAGTGCTTATGCTTTCGGCGACGCCGGTTAATAACCGCTTTAATGATTTAAAAAACCAATTGGCTTTAGCCTATGAAGGACGAGCGGAAATCATCAATGAAAAATTGAATACGAAATCGGACATTGATACCATATTTCGGCAGGCACAGGCGGCGTTTAATGTTTGGAGTTCAATGCCGGAAAAACAGCGAACAACCGAAGCGTTATTGAAAAAACTTGACTTCGACTTTTTTGAAGTGCTCGACAGCGTAACGATTGCCCGGTCGCGCAAGCATATCCAGCGGTATTACGATACAAGTGAAATCGGTAGTTTTCCGAAGCGGAATAAACCAATTTCTCTTAGACCAAGGCTGACCCACAGAGAAGGCGCGATCAATTATAAAGAAGTTTACGAGCAGCTAATGAACTTGAATCTTTCGCTTTATACGCCGTCCTACTATATTCATGCCAGCAAACTAAAAAAATACATTGATACAGAATCGAAGCATGGCAAAAATTTGTCCCAGAGCGGCCGCGAGGAAGGCATCCGCCGTTTAATGAGCATCAATCTGCTGAAGCGAATGGAAAGCTCCGTCCATTCATTTTGCCTGACCGTACAGCGAATTCGGCAAATGTACGCGTCGATGCTGGAACAGATTATGACCATGGGGCCGGGGAAAAGAATCAATACCCAGGAGCTTTCCGACATGGAAGATTTTGATTTGGATGATCAGAACCTGGATGTGTTTTGTGTCGGCAAGAATTTTAGAATTGATTTGCGGGATATTGATGTCCTTTCCTGGCAGCGTGATCTTAAGGCCGATTTAGAAATTCTGGACTTATTGATCGCAATGATTGAAGACATAACACCACAATACGATTCCAAGCTCAATACGCTGCTGCAGGTTGTCGGCAGCAAAATAGAAAATCCGATCAATTCCGGTAAGAAAAAAATTATTGTATTTACTGCGTTTGCGGATACAGCGGAATATTTGTATGAGCATGTCAGCGCTTTCGTACAAAAAAAGTACGGCTTGAATACAGCGCTGATTACCGGTACAATTGCCGGTAAAACAACGATTCCCCGCTTTCCTGCCGATATGAATGAGATTTTGACAGCTTTTTCACCGATTTCTAAGGAAAAAGTATTGTCGAATCGAAACGACTCCAATGAGATTGACGTACTGATTGCAACGGACTGCATTTCGGAAGGCCAAAACCTGCAGGACTGCGATTATCTGATTAACTATGATATTCACTGGAATCCCGTTCGCATTATTCAGCGATTCGGGCGCATTGACCGTATCGGCAGCCAGAATGAAGTCATTCAGCTTGTCAACTTTTGGCCGGATTTAACGCTGGACGACTATATCAATTTAAAAAGCCGCGTGGAAATACGCATGAAGATTTCCATTATGACTTCTACCGGCGACGATGACTATATCAATCAGGAAGAGAACGGCGATTTGCAGTATCGGCGACGTCAGCTGGAACGGCTGCAGGATGAAGTCGTCGATTTGGAAGAAATGACAACCGGTATTTCTATTATGGATTTAGGATTGAATGAATTTCGAATGGATTTGTTGAATTATTTGAAAGAGCAGCCTAATCTTGATCGTGTGCCGCTGGGAATCCATGCCGTGGTTCACGGCGAACAGCCGGGTGTCATCTTTGTTCTGAAAAACGTGAATACGGCGATTAACATCAAAAATCAAAATCGGCTGCATCCTTTTTATATCGTCTACATCGGTGATGACGGCAGAGTAATCTGCAACCATCTGGAACCGAAATCATCTTTAGACATCATGCGGCATTTTTCCCGGGGGAAGAGCGAACCTGATATGGAGGCCTGCCGATTTTTTAATAGCAGAACCCAGGACGGCAGAAATATGGAAAAAGTTTCAGAACTTCTGGAACAAGCTGTTTCCGCTATTATTGATGTAAAAGCAGCAAGAGATATTGACAGCTTTTTTGCCAATTGTCAAACGACATTCCTTTCCGATGGAATCTCCGGGTTGGATGATTTTGAATTAATCTGTTTTATGGCGGTGATTGCATGA
- a CDS encoding site-specific DNA-methyltransferase, whose amino-acid sequence MEKLKMHSIDQVADNIEKIGALFPNALTETIKDGKAVRRIDFDVLKQELADSIIEGPKERYQFTWPDKKKAILLANAPIAKTLRPCREESVDFDTTENLYIEGDNLEVLKLLQETYLGKVKLIYIDPPYNTGKDFVYEDDFAQNADEYLANSGQFTDDGDQLVANLESNGRFHTDWLNMMYPRLKLAKDLLTDDGVIFISIDDNEVENLKKICNEIFGGNNFAGCIVWKKKTNGNNVGVIPPVHDYLLVYSKSIMTICDIGYEVSQEEKQSTFSNPDNDPRGDWDTMDLSANHKGPYFSITNPKTGEAFFPPKGRYWVFNEKETLKRIKDGTIIFGKSGNARPVQKVFLKDKVTKKRKAESWWDNQGMNEDATTELATLFGIPKLFSHPKPTKLLKNICSIVLHKNDIILDFFSGSGTSADAVIQYSAENINVAPRFIMVQLPEDLLETLSHSDSNAKASIQVAIDFLEKESKPLLITEIGKERIRRAGQKIKADHPLTTQNLDIGFRVLKVDSSNMEDVYYHPSEVTQLNLRSMVDNIKKDRTPEDLLFQVILDLGILLSAKIEEKIIGGKKVFNVDDGYLLACFDSDVTDETVQEIAKCRPYYAVFRDSSLANDNVAANFEQIFATYSPSAVRKVL is encoded by the coding sequence ATGGAAAAACTGAAAATGCATTCCATTGATCAGGTTGCAGACAATATCGAAAAAATCGGCGCATTGTTTCCCAATGCGCTTACTGAAACAATTAAGGACGGCAAAGCAGTCCGCAGGATTGATTTTGATGTATTGAAACAAGAGCTTGCCGATAGCATTATTGAAGGACCCAAGGAACGATATCAATTTACCTGGCCGGATAAAAAGAAAGCGATTTTGCTGGCGAATGCCCCTATTGCCAAAACACTGCGCCCCTGCCGGGAGGAAAGCGTCGACTTCGACACGACGGAAAACCTCTACATCGAAGGCGACAATCTTGAAGTGCTGAAGCTGCTGCAGGAAACCTATCTGGGCAAAGTAAAGCTGATCTACATTGACCCGCCTTATAATACAGGCAAAGATTTTGTCTACGAGGATGATTTTGCCCAGAATGCGGACGAATATTTGGCCAACAGCGGACAGTTCACCGACGATGGCGACCAGCTGGTTGCTAATTTAGAGAGCAATGGCCGGTTTCATACGGACTGGCTGAATATGATGTATCCACGGTTAAAACTGGCGAAAGATTTATTAACCGACGATGGAGTTATTTTTATCAGCATTGATGATAATGAAGTGGAAAATTTGAAAAAAATTTGTAATGAAATATTTGGTGGGAATAATTTTGCTGGTTGTATTGTATGGAAGAAAAAAACGAATGGAAACAATGTAGGCGTAATACCACCGGTCCATGATTATCTACTTGTATATTCAAAATCTATAATGACGATATGTGATATTGGGTATGAAGTAAGTCAAGAAGAAAAACAATCGACCTTTAGCAATCCCGATAATGATCCACGCGGTGATTGGGATACAATGGATTTATCTGCAAATCATAAAGGACCATATTTCTCCATTACAAATCCTAAAACAGGTGAAGCTTTTTTTCCGCCTAAAGGTCGTTATTGGGTTTTTAATGAAAAAGAAACGTTAAAACGCATTAAAGATGGGACAATAATTTTTGGAAAATCAGGAAATGCAAGACCCGTTCAAAAAGTTTTTTTAAAGGATAAAGTAACAAAAAAAAGAAAAGCAGAGTCTTGGTGGGACAATCAAGGTATGAATGAAGATGCAACTACTGAATTGGCGACATTATTCGGAATTCCTAAGCTATTTTCTCATCCTAAACCAACAAAATTATTAAAAAATATATGTTCAATTGTGCTACATAAAAATGATATTATTTTAGACTTTTTTTCAGGGTCTGGAACTTCTGCAGACGCTGTTATTCAATATAGTGCCGAAAATATAAATGTAGCACCAAGGTTTATTATGGTTCAGTTACCAGAGGACTTATTAGAAACTTTAAGCCATTCTGATAGTAACGCTAAAGCATCTATTCAAGTAGCAATTGATTTTTTGGAAAAAGAAAGCAAACCATTATTGATTACTGAAATCGGCAAAGAACGCATCCGCCGTGCCGGACAGAAAATTAAAGCGGATCATCCGCTGACTACCCAGAATTTAGATATCGGTTTTCGCGTACTGAAAGTCGATTCCAGCAATATGGAAGATGTCTACTATCATCCGAGTGAGGTGACGCAGCTGAATCTTCGTTCAATGGTGGACAATATAAAGAAAGACCGTACGCCGGAAGATTTGCTGTTTCAGGTGATACTGGATTTGGGAATTTTGCTTTCCGCCAAAATCGAAGAAAAGATTATCGGTGGCAAGAAGGTATTCAATGTGGACGATGGGTATCTGCTGGCCTGCTTTGATAGTGACGTTACCGACGAAACCGTTCAGGAAATCGCCAAATGTCGGCCCTATTATGCAGTTTTCCGTGACAGTAGCCTTGCCAATGACAATGTGGCCGCAAATTTTGAACAGATTTTTGCCACCTACAGCCCGTCAGCCGTAAGGAAGGTGCTGTAA
- a CDS encoding virulence RhuM family protein, which translates to MDEQALGRILIYRNEKGDTKIDVYFEADTIWMTQKSLAELYQVRIPTINEHIKNILSDGELDESTIREFLIVQNEGGRQIERHVKHYNFQMVLAIGYRVRSNVGIHFRNWASAILTEYSQKGFAMNDERLKNPQPFGADYFDELLERIRDIRTSEKRFYEKIKEVYATSVDYDSRSEAAANFFANVQNKMHYSVHGHTAAELIAGRADASKLNMGLTSFKGAVVRKRDVAIAKNYLNKNEISELNHIVTMYLDYAVDQARHRIPMHMADWEEKLDLFLRFNGREVLNNYGTITAEIAKKLAEHEYEKFDSHRKELAEMDVRQLEDQVKSVGREKKS; encoded by the coding sequence ATGGATGAACAGGCTCTTGGAAGAATCCTTATTTACCGGAACGAAAAGGGCGATACCAAAATTGACGTCTATTTTGAGGCTGACACCATTTGGATGACTCAGAAAAGTCTTGCAGAATTATATCAAGTCCGTATTCCCACGATAAATGAACATATAAAAAATATTTTATCTGATGGTGAGCTTGATGAGTCAACTATTAGGGAATTCCTAATAGTTCAAAATGAAGGCGGTAGACAGATTGAAAGGCATGTAAAACATTATAATTTCCAGATGGTGCTTGCGATCGGCTATCGTGTCCGCTCGAATGTGGGCATCCATTTCCGCAACTGGGCGTCGGCTATTCTGACGGAATACAGCCAAAAAGGTTTTGCGATGAACGACGAACGGTTGAAGAATCCGCAGCCTTTCGGCGCCGACTATTTTGATGAGCTGCTTGAACGGATCAGAGATATCCGCACTTCGGAAAAGCGTTTCTATGAAAAGATTAAAGAAGTTTATGCGACCTCTGTGGATTATGACTCCAGAAGTGAAGCGGCTGCCAATTTTTTTGCAAACGTTCAAAACAAGATGCACTACAGCGTTCACGGTCATACGGCGGCTGAATTAATTGCCGGACGGGCGGATGCGAGTAAACTGAATATGGGACTGACTTCATTTAAGGGAGCTGTAGTCCGTAAGCGTGACGTTGCCATTGCGAAAAACTATCTTAACAAGAACGAAATTTCGGAACTTAATCATATTGTAACCATGTATCTTGATTATGCGGTGGATCAGGCGAGACACCGCATCCCTATGCATATGGCAGATTGGGAAGAAAAACTGGATTTATTTTTGCGGTTTAACGGTCGGGAAGTATTGAATAACTATGGAACAATTACTGCGGAAATTGCAAAAAAGCTAGCGGAACATGAATATGAAAAGTTTGATTCTCACCGCAAAGAACTTGCCGAGATGGATGTCAGGCAGCTTGAAGATCAGGTAAAATCCGTTGGACGGGAGAAAAAATCATGA
- a CDS encoding type III restriction endonuclease subunit R — protein sequence MEYFAGKTVIDGKEQKVVLDAKQARVIYQYLVKNNYIDENEAITGEYHDALENNRLAPLPESLKNIAAGVQCLIQSVFDENVLKNMVSNGNTTKVIENELNDNFYKKEFQTLWHYINHKYAYTVDFKSSELVRKAVAHINEKMQVASLQYTVVSASQRKELDQETIAQGQSFEDKKTKTKDLKAAGIGQVKYDLIGKVAAGTTLTRRTAAEILYGITAEKFAMFRDNPEEFISKAILLIDEEKATMIVEHITYNSTDMGYDSTIFTAEKHSQNISQAFKGKKHIQDYVFTDGTAEKSIERRFAEDLDSAEEVCVYAKLPKGFAIPTPVGHYSPDWAIAFYEGTVKHIYFIAETKGTMESLQLRPIEKAKIDCAKKLFNEISTSKVRYHDVDSYQSLLNIMGQLK from the coding sequence ATGGAATATTTTGCAGGCAAGACTGTCATTGACGGCAAGGAGCAAAAGGTAGTGCTGGATGCAAAACAGGCACGGGTTATTTATCAATATCTGGTAAAAAATAATTATATTGATGAAAACGAAGCGATCACTGGTGAATATCACGATGCATTGGAAAATAACAGGCTGGCGCCTCTGCCGGAGAGTTTGAAGAATATTGCCGCTGGTGTGCAGTGCTTGATACAAAGTGTATTTGATGAAAATGTGCTGAAGAATATGGTTTCTAACGGAAATACAACCAAAGTTATAGAAAACGAACTGAATGATAACTTCTACAAGAAGGAATTCCAGACGCTCTGGCACTATATTAATCATAAATATGCTTATACGGTTGATTTTAAAAGTTCGGAATTAGTTCGCAAAGCCGTAGCCCATATCAATGAGAAAATGCAGGTGGCATCGCTGCAATATACGGTTGTTTCCGCCAGCCAGCGTAAGGAACTGGATCAGGAAACCATAGCCCAGGGACAGAGCTTTGAAGACAAGAAAACGAAAACTAAGGATTTGAAAGCAGCCGGAATCGGCCAGGTAAAATATGATCTGATTGGAAAAGTCGCCGCTGGGACTACTCTGACGCGGCGTACTGCTGCCGAAATTCTCTATGGCATAACAGCGGAAAAATTTGCGATGTTCCGGGACAATCCGGAAGAATTCATCAGCAAAGCAATTCTGCTGATCGATGAGGAGAAGGCCACCATGATTGTCGAACACATTACCTATAATTCGACGGATATGGGATATGACAGTACGATTTTTACGGCGGAAAAGCACAGCCAGAATATATCCCAAGCATTTAAAGGGAAAAAACATATTCAAGACTATGTATTTACTGACGGGACGGCGGAAAAAAGCATCGAGCGCCGTTTTGCCGAAGACTTGGACAGTGCCGAAGAAGTTTGCGTATATGCTAAACTGCCTAAGGGATTTGCGATTCCGACTCCCGTTGGCCATTATTCCCCGGACTGGGCAATTGCTTTCTATGAAGGGACCGTAAAACATATCTATTTTATTGCTGAAACTAAAGGCACCATGGAAAGCTTGCAACTGCGGCCGATAGAAAAAGCTAAGATTGATTGTGCCAAAAAGCTATTTAACGAAATATCCACCAGCAAAGTACGGTATCATGATGTCGACAGCTATCAAAGCCTATTGAATATCATGGGGCAATTAAAGTAA